Proteins encoded within one genomic window of Flavobacterium oreochromis:
- a CDS encoding GIN domain-containing protein, with amino-acid sequence MYFKKLTLIIFTAIILISVACSKETTITEINDSNALVGSGSIVSKEVLLAQFEEIVLEKNCNVELIRGTEYKASISDYSNLVQYTKLENIGSKLIIKTEPQNIILNNSKAKVIIYLPEQTLKAINILGAGNINFKSQFNDITNIAISGSGNITNEVPSVTKSLNISINGSGSVDVLKTQSQMAICDISGSGNIKLAISDILNATILGSGNIYYQSNNNVTSITSVITGSGKVIKL; translated from the coding sequence ATGTATTTTAAAAAATTAACCTTAATTATTTTTACCGCAATCATCCTTATATCTGTTGCTTGTTCAAAAGAAACTACAATAACAGAAATAAATGATTCTAATGCCTTAGTAGGATCAGGTTCTATTGTATCAAAAGAGGTTTTATTAGCTCAATTTGAAGAAATAGTATTAGAAAAAAATTGTAATGTTGAACTTATAAGAGGAACGGAATATAAAGCAAGTATTTCAGACTATTCTAATTTAGTTCAATATACAAAACTAGAAAATATAGGTTCAAAATTAATTATTAAAACAGAGCCTCAGAATATTATTTTAAATAATTCAAAGGCTAAAGTGATTATTTATCTTCCTGAACAAACCTTAAAAGCAATAAATATTCTAGGGGCTGGAAATATTAATTTTAAAAGTCAATTTAATGACATAACGAATATAGCAATTTCAGGTAGTGGTAATATAACTAATGAAGTTCCATCAGTAACAAAATCTCTAAATATATCAATTAATGGATCAGGAAGTGTAGATGTCTTGAAAACACAGTCTCAAATGGCTATTTGTGATATATCAGGAAGTGGAAACATAAAATTAGCAATTTCCGATATTTTAAATGCTACTATTTTAGGTAGTGGAAATATTTATTACCAAAGTAATAATAATGTAACTTCTATTACAAGCGTAATTACGGGATCAGGAAAAGTAATTAAATTGTAA
- a CDS encoding alpha/beta hydrolase translates to MKKINILFYINIFILLGSCLKEDSNEPILDPMPTGLYGSMVYKETDIVVNEITYTTRPNFQNLQYTSEKTKQFEINQPLLSAKMDLYLPPNANPSKKQPLLIMIHGGGYESGDKKAWENEAYTYSRAGYICASLNYRLTQNGGNQTPELRLYTVQCALEDIQNGIRFLKKNSDIYYIDTTRTIVFGGSAGGGLSLTNAIEYDAVIGINDHPGISSKTEGSISTGATLINDDPASMQTTLHYDRFDSPILLFHAKENDSSTGATWTKNVISTQELINNSGNLCITVAQPNMTHIVGLELGGNYWHYIQPFLWTYLKIDKL, encoded by the coding sequence ATGAAAAAGATCAATATTTTGTTTTATATCAATATTTTTATACTATTAGGAAGTTGTCTAAAAGAAGATTCTAATGAACCAATTCTAGATCCGATGCCTACAGGTTTATATGGAAGTATGGTATATAAAGAGACTGATATTGTAGTAAATGAAATTACTTATACTACAAGGCCTAATTTTCAAAATTTACAATATACATCTGAAAAAACTAAACAGTTTGAAATAAATCAGCCTTTACTTTCTGCAAAAATGGATCTTTATTTACCCCCAAATGCAAATCCAAGTAAAAAGCAGCCTTTATTAATAATGATTCATGGAGGAGGGTATGAATCTGGGGATAAAAAGGCTTGGGAAAATGAAGCGTATACTTATTCCAGAGCAGGTTATATTTGTGCTTCTTTAAATTATCGATTAACACAAAATGGAGGAAATCAAACCCCTGAATTAAGATTATATACTGTTCAATGTGCTTTAGAAGATATTCAAAATGGTATACGGTTTTTAAAGAAAAATAGCGATATATATTATATAGATACAACTCGTACTATTGTTTTTGGAGGTTCTGCTGGAGGAGGATTATCTTTAACTAATGCAATAGAATATGATGCAGTAATAGGAATAAATGATCATCCTGGTATTTCTAGTAAAACGGAAGGTTCTATTTCTACAGGAGCAACTCTAATTAATGATGATCCAGCAAGCATGCAAACTACCTTACATTATGATAGATTTGATTCACCTATTTTATTATTTCACGCAAAAGAAAATGATTCATCTACAGGGGCAACATGGACTAAGAATGTTATTTCTACTCAAGAGTTAATTAATAATTCAGGAAATTTATGTATAACAGTAGCCCAACCTAATATGACACATATAGTAGGATTAGAATTAGGAGGAAACTATTGGCACTATATACAACCATTTTTATGGACTTATTTAAAAATAGATAAACTCTAA